From the Periophthalmus magnuspinnatus isolate fPerMag1 chromosome 1, fPerMag1.2.pri, whole genome shotgun sequence genome, one window contains:
- the si:ch211-69b7.6 gene encoding neuroblast differentiation-associated protein AHNAK isoform X2: protein MLTHRRGRSLSDALTLEQSDNGSVVISSVSTGSSDTQEFRAGDELVGASINFDHLSKDEVHQVLKAMEPFNSNVRVLTRSNMSKSVENLNHTFKSPEAMLNDSYNKLYNNKIKKYMKSSSVDADAQLNGDGSLKSSSKLNSDLPRLGVDFGLLKRKKKNLDTEFPGLSGSVDSDLGGSNMNLPPLGLGGSQLGLNTNLNGPDVNLSGSFPDIHDYSSRASLQLPNIETSGLEVNGGLKAPSLATNMGSPNLSLPSSHLSGQSFGVKAPSLDIDRANANFSIPNVDLSGSNIDIDKPDFEIPTGKINGDLSTKLKSPDLNLDHPSININMPKMKSGKAPDIDLDMPEIEGPQLDLNGMPSSKLKIPKFGLKHSALDLDAPKLVRPKIDLSGDASLKTPKVNADLPKANIKSATLNGKYKAPSFEMPSFNLPEVKLPDFDGTDLDVDLPSPKLNLPDAKLKANSPDLDISIPSGKPDINAPSGKIKKPKFKLFGTVPKKDVDLNAGLKTPEMSWKSPKISLDGHSATLPRVGTPNLAVESPDLNIGGAKSKIKMPKFKKPTLDGELKTPDFDISKPNLNMPEIQSPHWDISGPSGKMKMPKFSGSLPKSDLNADLKTPDLSLKGGIDGPDLDMPDVDLKSPNLDWNAPDLKIGAPQAKPRMPKMKIPEINLPSFKGSNINAGLDGPDMDLKMPKADLDMPDVDLSGKFKKPSFNMPDFSLSGPNLDLKKPDMNLSSPKLSGGLKGPDLDLKAPKLDMGSPDLSLDMPSGNLKTPQLQGPDWDMSAPSGKFKMPKFNLSGPKMDADLKSPNFDLKAPKIKGGIEGPDLDLPDLKGPQINADLPSGKLKLPELQTPDWDMKGPSGKLKMPKMNLSGNLPKGPDLNLKSPDFNMKTPKIKGDFDSPDLNLKAPKIKGGLDAPDVNLKAPKIKGGIDTPDLNLPNVDLKAPNIDMNPPDLSIDSPKGKFKMPKMKMPKFSLPGMKGPEIDGKLDGPDFDLKAPDVNLKGPKAGLDMPDVDLSGKFEKPSFNMPDFGLSGPNLDFKKPDLNLSGPKLNSGLNGPDLDLKAPKLDMGSPDLSLGMPSGKLKTPQLQAPDWDMSAPSGKLKMPKFNLSGPKMDADLKSPDFDLKAPKIKGGIEGPDLDLPNLRGPKLEAPDLNIGSPKTKMKMPKLKMPKFSLPGMKGPEIDGKLDGPDFDVKAPDVNLKGPKADLDMPDVDLSGKFKKPKFNMPDFGLSGPNLDLKKPDLDLSGPKLSGGLNGPNLDLKAPKIKGGIEGPDLDLPDLKGPKLEAPDLNIGSPKTKMKMPKLKMPKFSLPGFKSPDIDGGLKGPDMDMKLKAPEADLNISGPSLKKPNLHLPNLGLSGPKLEGPNLDLAGPDLNGGLSGPNLNGPQISADLPSGKLKLPELQTPDWDMKGPSGKLKMPKMNLSGTLPKGPNLDLNADLKSPNFNMKTPKIKGGFDNPDLNLKAPKFKGGIDAPNINLKAPKIKGGLDAPDFNLKTPKIKGGLDTPEMDLRAPKIKGGFDSPDASFGSPSAKVRKPHLKVPDVGFSSPKIDSPNLNINSNLRTPEMNVRTPKVKGGTLELKAPKLEVGTPDTPDVTFRRPKVKMPKDFDINTPKGKMKIPDISLSEPKLKGPNVDLPNANVRGGDLNLRAPKIKGGINAADFDFQGPNTDLDLAEGKMKMPSINMKPPELTGNNRSPNLNMPKASFRNPDLNIDDPSFQFNTSSHQLRRSEIPGSVKIPDLNIDDMSYHLQNPNANLRTSLPVVNSNIDFTRSDLNIDDFTGKDHVLRARAAKMDPQTLHKWSSSGLNLDTIEGGQISRGGADLNVKGQASVQASANDGYYVTVFPNHTNQKTQNRKSYTLGGLDFNPGNLDLEVPELDVNKGSTYFFSNLI, encoded by the exons tTGACCCATCGCAGAGGGAGGAGTCTCTCTGATGCTTTGACCCTGGAACAGTCAGACAATGGAAGCGTGGTCATCTCCAGCGTCTCCACTGGATCATCAGACACTCAGGAGTTCAGGGCAG gAGATGAGCTGGTGGGAGCATCCATAAACTTTGATCATCTGTCCAAAGACGAGGTGCATCAGGTGCTTAAGGCCATGGAACCATTTAACTCCAACGTCCGGGTCCTGACCAGGAGTAACATGAGCAAGAGTGTGGAAAACCTGAACCATACCTTCAAGAGTCCAGAGGCA ATGTTGAACGACTCCTACAACAAACTCTACAACAACAAAATCAAGAAGTACATGAAGAGCAGCTCAGTGGATGCAGATGCCCAACTCAACGGAGACGGCTCTCTTAAATCAAGCTCTAAACTTAACTCTGACTTGCCGCGTCTTGGGGTTGATTTTGGTCTTCTTAAACGAAAAAAGAAGAACTTGGACACTGAGTTTCCTGGATTATCTGGTTCAGTTGATAGTGATTTGGGGGGTAGTAACATGAATCTTCCCCCACTGGGCCTTGGTGGATCACAACTCGGActtaatacaaatttaaatggACCAGATGTAAATCTATCAGGAAGTTTTCCAGACATTCACGATTATTCATCCAGAGCTAGCTTACAGTTGCCAAATATTGAAACATCTGGACTGGAGGTCAATGGTGGACTCAAAGCACCTAGTTTAGCTACAAACATGGGCAGCCCAAATTTAAGCTTGCCTAGTAGCCATCTTTCAGGGCAGTCATTTGGGGTCAAAGCTCCAAGTTTAGACATTGACAGAGCTAATGCAAATTTTTCAATTCCAAATGTTGACCTATCTGGGTCAAATATTGATATTGACAAACCAGATTTTGAGATTCCAACTGGTAAAATCAATGGGGACTTGTCAACAAAACTTAAAAGCCCAGATCTTAACTTGGATCATCCTTCCATTAACATTAATATGCCCAAAATGAAATCTGGAAAAGCACCAGACATTGATTTAGATATGCCAGAAATTGAAGGGCCACAACTTGATCTAAACGGCATGCCTTCTAGTAAATTAAAGATACCAAAGTTTGGTTTAAAACATTCTGCTCTAGACTTGGATGCTCCTAAGCTTGTACGACCCAAAATTGATCTTTCTGGTGATGCTAGCCTCAAAACACCAAAAGTTAATGCAGACTTACCCAAAGCTAACATAAAATCTGCAACTCTCAATGGCAAATACAAAGCACCATCATTCGAAATGCCGTCATTTAATCTTCCAGAAGTAAAATTACCAGATTTTGATGGAACAGATCTTGATGTGGACTTGCCATCCCCAAAGCTAAATTTACCTGATGCTAAGTTGAAAGCAAATTCTCCAGACTTGGACATTAGTATACCTTCTGGTAAACCAGACATTAATGCTCCTTCTGGTAAGATCAAAAAGCCCAAATTTAAACTGTTTGGCACGGTACCGAAAAAAGATGTTGATTTAAATGCAGGTCTTAAAACACCAGAAATGAGTTGGAAATCACCAAAGATAAGTTTGGATGGTCACAGTGCAACACTCCCGAGAGTGGGAACTCCAAATCTAGCGGTCGAATCTCCAGATTTAAACATAGGTGGAGCAAAAAGCAAAATCAAAATGCCCAAATTTAAAAAGCCAACTTTAGATGGTGAgttgaaaacaccagattttgaCATATCTAAGCCAAACTTAAACATGCCAGAAATTCAAAGTCCACATTGGGATATAAGTGGTCCCTCTGGAAAAATGAAAATGCCCAAATTTTCAGGGTCTCTGCCGAAGTCAGACCTAAATGCTGAtctgaaaacaccagatttaAGTTTAAAAGGGGGGATAGATGGCCCTGATCTGGACATGCCTGATGTAGATCTAAAGAGTCCTAATTTAGACTGGAATGCTCCAGATCTCAAAATTGGTGCACCTCAAGCCAAACCCAGGATGCCCAAAATGAAAATACCAGAAATCAATCTCCCAAGTTTCAAAGGATCCAACATCAACGCTGGTTTAGATGGTCCTGACATGGATCTAAAGATGCCAAAAGCAGATCTGGACATGCCAGATGTGGATCTTTCTGGAAAATTTAAGAAACCAAGTTTTAACATGCCAGACTTCAGCCTCTCAGGTCCAAACTTAGACCTTAAAAAACCTGACATGAATTTGTCCAGTCCCAAACTGAGCGGTGGTTTAAAGGGCCCTGACCTCGATTTAAAAGCCCCCAAACTTGACATGGGCTCCCCAGATCTGAGCCTGGACATGCCTTCAGGGAATCTGAAGACACCTCAGCTGCAGGGGCCAGACTGGGACATGAGCGCCCCTTCTGGCAAATTCAAAATGCCAAAGTTTAATCTCTCTGGTCCAAAGATGGACGCTGATCTTAAGTCCCCAAATTTTGACCTAAAAGCACCAAAGATAAAGGGAGGCATTGAAGGCCCAGACCTGGACCTACCTGACCTCAAAGGCCCACAGATCAATGCAGACCTGCCCTCAGGAAAACTGAAGCTCCCTGAGCTCCAGACTCCAGACTGGGACATGAAGGGCCCCTCTGGAAAACTCAAAATGCCAAAGATGAACCTCTCTGGCAATCTGCCCAAAGGACCAGACCTGAACCTGAAGTCTCCAgattttaacatgaaaactccaaAGATTAAAGGAGATTTTGACAGTCcagatttaaatttaaaggCCCCAAAGATTAAAGGAGGGCTAGATGCTCCTGATGTCAATTTAAAGGCTCCTAAAATAAAGGGGGGCATTGACACCCCAGACTTAAACCTCCCTAATGTGGATCTTAAAGCTCCTAACATTGACATGAATCCCCCAGATCTGAGTATTGACTCACCTAAAGGCAAATTCAAAATGCCCAAAATGAAGATGCCCAAGTTCAGTCTCCCAGGCATGAAAGGACCTGAGATCGATGGAAAACTGGATGGTCCAGATTTTGATCTAAAGGCTCCGGATGTGAATCTAAAGGGCCCAAAAGCAGGTCTGGACATGCCAGATGTGGATCTTTCTGGAAAATTTGAAAAGCCGAGCTTTAACATGCCGGACTTTGGTCTATCAGGTCCAAATTTAGACTTTAAAAAACCTGACTTGAATCTGTCTGGTCCTAAACTGAACAGTGGTTTAAATGGCCCAGATCTTGATCTGAAAGCCCCCAAACTCGACATGGGCTCCCCAGATCTGAGCCTGGGCATGCCTTCAGGGAAACTGAAGACACCTCAGCTACAGGCACCAGACTGGGACATGAGCGCCCCCTCTGGCAAACTCAAAATGCCGAAGTTCAATCTCTCTGGTCCAAAGATGGACGCTGATCTTAAGTCCCCAGACTTTGACCTAAAAGCTCCAAAGATAAAGGGAGGCATTGAAGGCCCAGACCTGGACCTACCTAACCTCAGAGGGCCTAAGCTGGAGGCTCCTGATCTGAACATCGGTTcaccaaaaactaaaatgaaaatgcCCAAACTGAAGATGCCCAAGTTCAGTCTCCCAGGTATGAAGGGACCTGAGATTGATGGAAAACTGGACGGTCCAGATTTTGATGTAAAGGCTCCAGATGTGAATCTAAAGGGCCCAAAAGCAGATCTGGACATGCCAGATGTGGATCTTTCTGGTAAATTTAAGAAGCCAAAATTTAACATGCCGGACTTTGGTCTCTCAGGTCCAAACTTAGACCTTAAAAAACCTGACTTGGATCTGTCTGGTCCTAAACTGAGTGGTGGTTTAAATGGTCCAAACCTTGACCTAAAAGCGCCAAAAATAAAGGGAGGTATTGAAGGCCCAGACCTGGACCTACCTGACCTCAAAGGGCCTAAGCTGGAGGCTCCTGATCTGAACATCGGTTcaccaaaaactaaaatgaaaatgcCCAAACTAAAGATGCCCAAGTTCAGCCTCCCAGGGTTTAAAAGCCCAGACATTGATGGAGGTCTCAAGGGTCCAGATATGGACATGAAGCTCAAGGCCCCTGAAGCAGACCTCAATATATCTGGTCCATCCCTCAAAAAGCCCAACCTACACCTGCCTAATCTGGGTCTGTCTGGCCCAAAGCTGGAGGGTCCAAACCTGGACCTTGCTGGTCCAGACCTCAATGGAGGACTCAGTGGTCCAAACCTGAACGGTCCACAGATCAGTGCAGACCTGCCCTCAGGAAAACTGAAGCTCCCTGAGCTCCAGACTCCAGACTGGGACATGAAGGGCCCCTCTGGAAAGCTAAAAATGCCAAAGATGAACCTCTCTGGCACTCTGCCCaaaggaccaaacctggacctgAATGCAGACCTGAAGTCTCCCaattttaacatgaaaactccaaAGATTAAAGGAGGTTTTGACAATccagatttaaatttaaaagccCCAAAGTTCAAAGGTGGCATTGATGCTCCTAACATTAATCTGAAAGCCCCAAAGATAAAGGGAGGACTAGATGCCCcagattttaatttgaaaactccAAAAATCAAAGGGGGACTAGACACTCCTGAGATGGACCTGAGGGCTCCAAAGATAAAAGGTGGCTTTGACAGTCCAGATGCAAGTTTTGGCAGTCCATCTGCAAAGGTTAGAAAACCGCATCTTAAAGTTCCAGATGTTGGGTTTTCAAGCCCAAAAATTGATAGTCCAAATCTAAATATAAACTCTAATTTAAGGACTCCAGAAATGAATGTTAGGACTCCAAAAGTTAAAGGAGGAACACTGGAACTCAAAGCGCCTAAATTAGAGGTTGGCACTCCTGATACGCCTGATGTTACATTTAGAAGACCCAAAGTCAAAATGCCAAAAGATTTCGACATTAACACTCCAAAGGGCAAGATGAAAATTCCTGATATAAGTCTTTCAGAACCAAAACTTAAGGGACCAAATGTAGACTTGCCTAATGCTAATGTTAGGGGTGgtgatttgaatttgagagCTCCTAAAATTAAAGGAGGTATCAATGCAGCTGATTTTGATTTCCAGGGACCTAACACAGATCTTGATTTGGCAGAAGGCAAAATGAAAATGCCTTCTATTAACATGAAGCCACCAGAGTTGACAGGAAATAACAGATCTCCAAATTTGAACATGCCAAAAGCTAGTTTCCGCAATCCTGATCTTAACATTGATGATCCAAGTTTCCAATTTAATACTTCTTCGCATCAACTACGTAGGTCAGAGATTCCTGGAAGTGTAAAAATACCCGATTTAAATATTGATGACATGAGTTACCATTTGCAAAACCCTAATGCTAATTTGAGAACCAGCTTGCCAGTGGTAAACAGCAACATTGATTTTACGCGTTCAGATCTAAACATAGATGATTTCACTGGTAAAGACCATGTATTAAGAGCAAGAGCAGCAAAAATGGACCCCCAAACTTTGCACAAATGGTCATCATCTGGTCTTAATTTAGATACAATAGAAGGTGGACAAATCAGTAGAGGTGGAGCTGATTTGAATGTGAAAGGCCAAGCGTCAGTGCAGGCCAGTGCGAACGATGGCTACTACGTCACAGTTTTCCCCAATCATacaaatcagaaaacacaaaatcgTAAATCGTACACTCTCGGGGGTCTAGACTTCAACCCTGGAAACTTAGACTTAGAAGTTCCAGAGCTTGATGTGAATAAAGGGTCAACTTACTTCTTCTCAAACCTTATCTGA